AAGCAGCACCTAGACTTTCAAAGGTTACTGAAGTGTCAAGTTCTGTCTAAGTCCCAGTAACACTTCTAACGGAAGGGACTGTCCTCCTCCCACCTGCAGAAGAACAACCAGGTACGTAGCGATGAAAGTGGCCATCTGCCGGAAAATGGTTATTGTATATTAATGAtgcattgaatctgtgtgtgtttgtgcatatctatctaaatgtttactagttatttttgacgggtcgcatacactttatatatatatatagatggacacCATTGAATTTACAGATATATTACATTTCACAGTAAAATCTAAAGACTTGTGCTATCTGAGTGATATTGGTGTGTATTCTTATTTTACCTAGCCATTGGCCCCCTTTTACCATAATATCAGTCAAAGAATCATATTAGAGTATAACACACTCATATCCTAGGCACCATCAGTCTGATATTTTATTGGATGCACATATAAGCAGTAGGCCTATAAATGTTTGCCCCATATTACTTGGTATCCTGCATGAGTAGCCTATAGTATACTACAACACATCTAAATCTCTCATTTGCAACTGCACAGTACTATGCAGGTCAGACCACAGCAACAACATTTACATCAACCACAGCATTCCGACACTGTATCTGCACCTTGTCAGTTTGCTGACTAATCTCTGCTATGCGTGGGAGTTTTGTCCTGCCACAGGTATTCTCTCTTGATCCAACCCCAGTTAGCAGAAGACTACTTTTCTAGTTAATGTACTGTTGACTGACTGCAGATGCAGCTTGCCTCAAATCTAGCATGCTTCTCATGCTGCTTCAGTGCTGCTCGAGTTGAAGGAATATCCTCACATGGTCTCTGCCTCCAAGAAAACATGTTCAACATTGCTTCATCAACACCCACTGAGATATTATCGCATTATTGGGTTCTTTGGCTGGTCAGATAATACCATATTGGACCCCTCTTTAGTTATATCTCattctttctttgcctacacatataccaaatcgtctggcttattctttacatgttctcctgtttccttatatacctgacaacgcTAATATAACCAAAacattcttcctcactcaaggtgCGAACTAAtgtactaattgttcagtggcttctttccacttggtaaaggtagaagagaatcATTAGCTGAGATAAGCCGTTCTTATAGtggaaggccactccaaaatttaTTTTGACCAACTCGAAAGGAACTTTGGGTGGGGGTGGGCGCTACCAACCCCATTCGGGCCACCCCTGCCAGATCCGACCCTTGTGCTGCTAACACCAGCTGGCAGGTACGGATTTCAAAACCTTATGTATTTgtaatcaaatttatataatttagtGGTAATTTACAGAAATATTCCTAAAACAAAATGACATTTACGGTCATTTAGGCTTATGTATCTTACCCCGACAAGTGTTTGATGTCCCATAGTAAACCATCCACAAACATCGAAGGTCCTCATTCGCCTGAGTTTCATCAGACACAGGGACATCTgccaaaacaaataatataaaggaaaagtCGTCGTTGTAGGGTATTCTTTTGTTAAGTTTAATTTTGGCATCTGTTCTGAGTTTAGAAATGAAAAAGACCCATTGAAATATTAGATGGTGTGAGTGAAATTATGTCATTTCAAAGGCAAAATGTCATATTTTAAATTCATGATGTTAGTTCACTATTGTCAACTAATGTACATTGAAAAGGGTACCAACAATGGATGCAATATTTGTACTTATCTATTAAACAGGTTATATGCACAATCAGCCTGACCTATAAAAATGGTGTAACTCTTTGTGAGGTAATGTTCGTTGAATGTAATTTTGGACTCTGTGGCTCTGTCTAAAGGATAGTGACCTTCCTAGCAATATTACACCGGTTCATTAGCGATTTTGGAAAGAAAAAGCAACATAAgagattacaaaatataataaacagaggagcaagactgataaaaggtgtgccacctagagaaaggatcacccctatactatttgatttacactggctgcagaTTAAAGCGAGCATTGAATTTAAAATACGTACAATAACCTAACAAGTTATTAGAACTGGTCGTCCAAATACttgaagagaattgctacatatcgtacagccaacaaatcgtgtcgacacgagattagttacagatggtttcaaactattggaacctagatatatgtctactttaggctccagagtctttaaatatgcggcgccgagactatataataagctcccacgagacatccgaataactgaagacattaaggctttcaagaggaaactgaagacttatttcGTGAGTTGTttggcagtgacgatttaacagtaaatgagcaataggtgatatgaaatgttgaagactctgaacgaacaagacaaaacgacagcggaggtcctgtagagagtggggttcccctgcagtatgggaccgggaagtaagtaaagtaaagataCATAAACTAACTAAggatatttttttcaaagtttaatcATACATTTTCTATCCAATCTGCCTCTAAATACCAGAAGTCTTCTTCTTCTTACGTGCTCCCGGAATAGACTGTTCTACTTGTAGGATTGAATCTAGCTTGAATCTATGTTGAATTTGTCTATGTGCTTTTATTAACTTTTGTTTATGCATTGAAAATTtgatataaataagaaaattttaaagaaGCTAAAAACGCTATAAaatcattgtttatatatgtatatatatatatatatatatatatatatatatatatatatatatatatatatatatatatatatatatgtgtgtgtgtgtatatatatatatatatatatatatatatatatatatatatatatatatatatatatatatatatatatatatatatatatgtatatatatatatatatatatatatatatatatatatatatatatatatatatatatatatatgaagagagagagagagagagagagagagagagagagagagagagagagagagagagagagagagagattcttacttGGGAGAGCATTGCAGCATCCTGGTTTTCGAAAGCCCATCTTTCAATTTTTCGCTGAATTTCTGTAACCTGCAAAAGAACGTTCTTGAAAAAATCAAGCATACATAAAgaaaaaacacacgcacatacacacatacacacacacacacacgctcacacacacatatatatacatacatatatatatatatatatatatatatatatatatatatatatatatatatatatatatatatatatatatatatatatatatatgaacacatcctACAATgttgggaggtagccaacataaaaaatagaaacaaaagggGATATTTTCTCATCATTTCTCTTTGCCTGAGGAAGTTGCCACAGCAGACCCTCACCATAAATGAGGCTTCATATGCTGACACTCTTACTACCGTTACCTCAGCAGTCATCAAAGTAATCCAAGGTAGCAGTGGAGCTTATCAGAACTACCtaacaatcgcttgccattcatttccAATCCTAGCACGCTCCTTTGCCTCTCACATCTAATCTCCTTTCACCTAAGACTTTATTCATGTCATCCATCcaacaaaaccttggccttcctcttgcatttCTCCattaattcttgcattcatcatcttcagcAGACGACCCTTTTCCACCCTTTCTACACGGCCAAACTACCTCtacacattcatgtccactctagctgctaatttatttctcacacccattctcaccctcactaatttGTTCCTAAACATATCCAATCAAGAAACGCCAGCCATATTTCTCACTgcaaaccactcactcacttcattccctatcctaacacacatcttactgcctatgtataaacttgtCACTGATTAAACAATCTTCTGCCAATTCCATGTAACATCTTCATTCCCCATTGTTTCCCTCCAaatccataaatgcaaaatatacctccttcattttactaaatatttcttgctTATCTGCCTAAATAATTTATAAAACTCTGATACATACATCCCCTACCTCCTTTGAAACCAGTCTGCACTCCAAAGATTGTATCCTCTTtttaatccttaatcctattaacattatatatatatatatatatatatatatatatatatatatatatatatatatatatttatatatatatatatatatatatatatatatatatatatatatatatatatatatattcttacgaagctggtctagtgtagggtaaatacagtagattattcatgtattctatttaggttttcatatgtgcattgcagaggtgaatagctagctcttaagatgagttcctctcgtaaAGGTATAAGTTTATTGTGTAAATTACATAAGCCTTTCGTCCATTAATTtcgttgtattctttattcaagttagtatatgtaaatttatgttattcttaagaattaactttttatttcccgtaatttggttacgaagtcttgcgtaaactgtttgagtgttatgtgattcgtgcgagatgtgaacatgggcttatgtaaatgttttttatattttcatgaggtattttgtcacgtttgagagaaaatacgcaattcttatattatgcccttTGCTTAAGAGGATTCCTGAAAATCATAGCTAACTGAGAGAGAGCCGTATCGCAGTTGCATCTGTAAGTGTCCAAGAGAGCAATGTTTTGGCAATCCTTACACCCTTGGGCCAGCCCCAAGCTACCAGATCTCGGTCTtggaatgttctggaagtaactaaATCTTATATAGGCACAACATTGTTGCAAATTATCCAGGTGATTTTAAATCTATTTTGTTGGGGTGAGTGTTCGCATTGTGCAAATTTTGTACCTGCCCCTGTAgtagtgaaaggtatttgtatcgttatcggGTTAACTATGTTCATTGAGTGTTAAAGCTAATTAAATTAGtgcgtaaaatttaatttcaagtgaaacaagtaattgtataattttcataagtattattgattttgtcttagtctaaggtttattcagatttaatatttcgagtgacatttgtttttatggaaattctttcaaagtgttgtaattcatattgaatatatttatttttgtaaagagtgtattattccaatcaccagtgtttaaattagtacttgctcgtatcctgtaaagaatcgaagtaagagttgtttgaataattcttgataataattacccagtgttgttttgagtggacttaaaagacctttggatattcagtgttttgtataatgctgtctgggagttatttaactgtgtcagagcccgggtgttaatattttcaagtgcaacagatttaacgtaaaaacaaacaggtgagtttggaactcgacagGTTGTATAGCTtgattcccagacacgggaccatctcgtaatatttttttggtgcccagaccctggggATCAAGTGATTCTGTTTTAAATACTGGTGAAAACAGGGCCATATTTTGATTAAAGCAACTCACCTATTCAtcttttaaatacaaaaataaaatacgtgaataaaatattctattttcatggtgacaagcttcgtaagaatatataaacacacacacaaacatacacacacacacacacacacacacacacatatatatatatatatatatatacatatatatatatatatatatatatatatatatatatatatatatatatatatatatatatatatatatatatatatatatatatatatttatatttatagtatatgtatatatatataatatatatatatatatatatatatatatatatatatatatatatatatatatatatatatatatatatatatatatatatatatatatatccttttctgagtgaaaACACCTTAACATGATTGGTTTGATAGCTCACAgtagccaacctagtatgggtagaccttactagtacagcttttctgatcatagcaatacttaaaccctttcactacattaaagtatcttcatgaacataAATATGattgtatttataataattgtgatttgataaatatattcttcaATTCCTACCTGTACACTAGCCTATGCATAGTTATTACAAAAGTAAGATAGTGAATAACGTTTATTGATTATCATTCTTATAAAAGGTTTATCACCCAAATTTCAAGATCACATTACCTGATCAGTGTACATTTGGCCAAATAAACAAATGCTGACTGAAATACTATTTATTGCCAGAAAATCTAACATTTCCCAGCTGAATCCGTCGACGCTTCCACGCACCACTCTGAAGATCTGGATGATAGAGCACCCCACAGAAATTAATAATGTGCTGATCAGGAACCCACTAACATATGAGGCCATGTTTGTTTGAAGTTCATCCATCTATGGAGACAAAGAGGCAGAAAGTAAGATCGAATGGTCATTTTATGGAAGTAAAAGCCTGCATGCAAACATGCACAGTCAAGGAAGAAATATTCACAAAGTTTTaggataaattaaatgaaaaaacagAGGCACCAAAAGTGTAATGCCcttctctcttgttttgtttaccttATCCAACTGTTTCATAAGTCTGCCTAGTTTTTCGCGAAAACTCTGTTGCCCTTGGAAATGATTGGAAGAAGTCCAGATATGTCTTGACTCCATCTTGCTAACGGTTACATTCATTTCGTCAACTGCCCTATGCATAAAGGATGCGAAGAATCTCAGCGACAGTGTGAGAATTATAATAACAGTCAATCCTCCGCAAAAGATGGTGTAAGAATTGAATAAAAACATGATACTCCTGCCGGAAATATTCCTAACACCTATGAGTGACCTGACGAGGAAGTAAAGATGACAACAGAAACAAACATCAAATTTCACCTCCGTCAAAATTGTCAGCACAGAAGGCTGGTTCCGACACCAGCGCTCATCTGCATTAATGGCTGCTAAGCCGCGAACAAACGCTGCCAAGTCTTTGGCCTTCCAGATACATAATAGAACTCTGATGTTGTAACTAAGGACAATAAAGCCACTTGCCACAATCATGATGATGATCCCCGTTGTCTCTGCGGTGTAAATCAGATTCCAAATCGTTGAGAAAATGATGCAACTGTTACTAACGTTCAGACAATTGGCTAAAAGGGTCCACAGTATCATGTGGACACGAATGTTTAGGCAAAACCATTTGTCTTTCTTCAATGAATACGGGAAATATCCACAGATTTGGAGGACTCGCAAGAAGATCTGGAGTGTATACCAGTTGGAGAGAGATTTCGGTGCCATGATCACTTCCCAAACTGGAAAGAAATGCTCTCGTGTGACTCGTAACAACCGCGTTCCTCTACACTGGCCAGAGACTAAATATATCTCTTCACAGCGTTTACAGACGATTTCAATTATGATATGAGGTTCGTTGGAAGGGCAAGTGTTCTTCTTAGACCCAAATAGCTTCCACGCTCCAAATTGTTTTTGATTACTATGTTCAAAGTTATAGAAAATGCACCATTTTACAAACCAAACTTTAACAAGGGAGGAGATCTAACAAAGGATACAATACCATTAATCTATTCCAGTTTTCCAGTAAGTTGATTAAACCCAGCGTGAGTGTACATTAAGAATACGCTATTGACAATACACTATTGACAGTACAATTGCCGTGAATTGATGACGCAAAACATTGTTATATTGTATTCCGTTTTTCTGGCCTTAAGTGAAAATCGTTATCAACAATGTCATGACGTCAATCAAGATTAGTCTTCGGTATTTCGGTCCGATGGCTTGTATTGGAGTAAATGATTATCTTTGctatctttttgtttttattattattattattattattattattattattattattatcattattattattattattattatcattattattattatttggagggATGAACAGAACTGGTATCGATTCATGTCCATTTGTCTATTCTTTTTATTAAGTCGATTTTACAACTTGGCATTAAATTCCCCGTTGAGGATTAATAAGCAACAATAAAGCATTTTCTTTTTTGGTAACAAACTTGCAAACATTGTGGAATATTGAATCAGAGATTGAAAGCAATCAAAGctaatgttttgtttttttttccaagaggACGAAAGTCTTTCAGCTAGATTACGTAttggattgtattattattattattattattattattattattattattattattattattattattacttgctaagctacaaccctagtaggaaaagcaggatgctaggaaaggaaacagggaagaataaaagatttaaagaacagtaacaatattaaaataaatttctatataaactataaaaactttaacaaaacaaaaagagaaattagatagaatagtgtgcccgagtgtactctcaagcaagagaactctaaaccaagacagtagaagactatggtacagaggctatggtactacacaagactagagaacaatggtttgattttggattgtccttctcctagaagagctgctcactatagctaaatagtctcttctacccttatcaagacgaaagtagccactgaacaattacagtgcagtagttaaccccttgggtgaagaagaattgtttggtaatctcagtgttgttaggtgtatgaggacagaggagaatctgtacagaataatccagactattcggtgtatgtgtaggcaacgagaaagtgaaccgtagccagagagaagggtccaatgaagtactgtctggccagtcaaaggtccccataactcactagaggtagtatctcaatgggaggctggtgccctggccaacctactacgagaTTAACCCTTGGGTCCTTAGTGTGCATCAGGACCCACTTAAAACAGCTCTGCCAGACAGAATCAGCGCTAATCCCCCGTGACGTCACACGATCCATAAGATCACTGGTAGCCAGTGATGAGAGGCTTGTCCTTCCTTATTATCAGCATAATATTTAATCATGACTATTCTAGTAAATTTGTTACATAATATCATAGATGATCCA
This genomic stretch from Palaemon carinicauda isolate YSFRI2023 chromosome 21, ASM3689809v2, whole genome shotgun sequence harbors:
- the LOC137614657 gene encoding uncharacterized protein, producing the protein MLDFLAINSISVSICLFGQMYTDQVTEIQRKIERWAFENQDAAMLSQMSLCLMKLRRMRTFDVCGWFTMGHQTLVGMATFIATYLVVLLQVGGGQSLPLEVLLGLRQNLTLQ